The Zingiber officinale cultivar Zhangliang chromosome 2A, Zo_v1.1, whole genome shotgun sequence genomic sequence acaaattatttattatttcagtgtaattcatatatgtgcaattaattattgacccagtgtaaattagaattagtttacaaaatcaagtgataacattgtttccactcatcatttgcatgttctaatctaatcaacactgatcaattatattataCACATCCCATCTAATAAacaaatcattattaaaatgaactaatcatttttcatatgaactaatcatatggatatatgaactaatcatatcttGAAATGAACTAGtcatttccaagttagttaacatataacataacttttcattatttaattctgttcgtacaaaacgacataaattattacatgactcaaaaaccaGATGAGCTAACACTATTCGTACATAACGATAGTAAACTAGATAAGCTAGCACTgctcccactaggataaatgctagagcagtgggtAATTGCATCCCGTTCATCCCGGATTCTATGATGGGTGGGTCAGCCTCAGTTGTATCCATTAGATCCATTTCTAGATCTTCTACACATtcttgaggatcctcctctgattcttctggatccatctctagatcctcctcaggatccatctctggatcctcctcaaaatcttcaggatccatttctggatcctcttcaaattcttcgaggttcATTTCTGGATCATCTTCAGATTCTTCGGGATTTGAATCCTCCTCTAAATCTTCagaatccatttctggatcctcctcagattcttcgaGGTTCATATCTTCGGGATCTGGATTCTCTTCAGATTCATCAGGACCCCATTCCAAATGAAGtaactgtctgcacatctctgaatatgaaATGTGCCCATCAgactcatcccaaagttggaatgctatctgccttagatgttccgataatgaataaaccagataccatcttctttctgtttcctgaactagatacccttcttgctcgagattccagaacaaccaatcgagctgactaataagcctaccgactccgtgatccggtttcatattccagcttcttgatttcctcccatagctcatgttgtcgttcatagcgaccagtcatcgtgtatatcgttctttgtatctggaattgaaaatcatgatgtcagtacaaaaccgactgacCAGTAACAAAAACCGGTCAAATTCAATTCCCACATTtagaacaaaatatacagaatacacaagcaattaaaaaaaataaatttccttattttggggagtctcatgtgaTTGACACATTGGATCGATTGATCAGGAATCTCGATCTTAAGCTTAGTCTATTgccctcattagaactaatctaattgggcaGGGATTTCTGacttatgttctgttattgtttaaactcatttgagtcaatctcagacttattgatcaaacttagatccgtttgattcatccaatgtccattggattaagtctgacccattagaacaaatctaatttttatgatcaaatctgacacagcagaactaatccggtcatatttgatcaacccaacttctgtaatcaaacactaattaattcaataataaacgaactggttaaaccaacaaataatttgaaccagatctagatatcattaaatcaatttggtctacttaaatcaattaataatttaaaccagacctgagTTTGATTGGATAAGTTGGTCTGGTTctatttttgataaattgaaccataaattaattaaatatttatttattaattaataatacatttccttatgtatttaattaattaataaatatatttaattaaattttaggcacggttcatgaagaaggaaaaaaaattaaaaacatgccTGCATGTTTTTTTTATACGATTTTTTTTCTTCGTCATTGTGCTTCGTCAAAAATACTgtgcatttcctttttcaatcAATTCATGAATCGATcagtgtgtttttttttctttactgtGCTTCGAAAAAAACAACTGTACACttcgttttttttcttcttaatcGATTCAGGAATCGATTCAGCACAGGCATTGTGCCTTTTAATTGATTCATGCACAGTGTTGAATCGATTCAACACTGTGCTTCTTCAAAAGCGACACTGTTCACGATTTTGGATCGATCGAAAcgaaatttcaatcgattcaattcaattgaatcgattggttaatcgattcaattgatgaacaatgttactgttcatcttcttcttcgcgacagaagaagaaaaacgcgagctttttcgcgtcgatttccatgctttcaaaactatgcatgctctgataccattgttggtaatttgagagcatgaaaaactAAAGCGAAGCAAAACAAAATCACTcatagtgatctcccgaagatatCGCAACTGAAGATGTCGTCGGTCGACGAAGAGGTTACCGTTGTCAGAAGCACGATCACGGGGCAATCAAAAAGTAtttcaaggttcacgagccaaattcCAGCCGCTGGATGTTCTCCTTTGCTCGCACATGATTACCTCACTGCTACGCTCTCCGATCACCTTCGCAACACCAGTCGCTAGCACCCACTGCTCTCTTCTTTTGGATATGTGCTTGGACGCTGCTTTTATAGGAAGcatgaggaagacgaaggggaaaggacgcctcTTTGTCTCCTTGGCGTTTACAGCAAAGGGAGTAACATTACCAAGCTCACCAAAGCTAATCGAGATCGAGGTAGCTAACGAAAAAGGTAAACCAAATTTTAATTtacttcttcttccctttcttttcttctctgttTTCAAAAAAATAGCAGTCTTCTTTTTAGTTTTTCCCAACGAGCATTCCTTTACAAGTATCTCTTTTTTTTTGCTTTGTTTAACCATAGCAAGAACAAGAGGAGTAAATTATTCATTTCTTCTTTAATGTTTCATTAATCGAAGAATAGTTGTAaagtataaactttattttattagGTCGCTAGTTAGGATGATTATTTGGATtgcaatgaaggtctcatatgtATGAATGCTAAATACTGTGACAAAGTAAGATCACAAATGATTGTTTGACTTTGATTCATCGATAAGCTACGATGATCATTAGTTTCAATTAGACTTAATCAAGGGCTaaggttaaaatttttaaatttaagtttgttttttttttcttaaatttaaaatttaaggtttTGGATTGTGAAAATtgacctaagaaatttttaacttatattttaaaaatattttagagttTTTAAGAGTTGGATAATCCAATTTTAtagtgtattattttttttatttattgaattCAGTCCCGCCACTATTCATACGTATTGATCTATATAGGAGCATCATTGTCGATATTGGAGGTTGATCGATAAACATCTAGTACGTATCAGGCCAATCCATATTATTGGAGGGAGCTCCATTATTGGCAATGAAAACTTTGAAACAATTAAAACTTGCCCCCAAGGCGTAGTTTAGACGGTAGACATATGATATCTCTGGCGTAatagtcaggggtcgattctcaggaactgatgaTTTGGGGTTTACCCCGTCATGCGTCTATGGACTATGTACTTGCATGAATCTCCCTCTATATCTACCACTAGGGGGGTCATTAAGGTAacggatctattttttttaaacaatttttttttaaacaattaaaactttttattttccaaatacaattaaaaaatatggattataaaataaagtattaaagataTATTTTTGCCATTTTAAGCTTGATTTGGACCATTAATGGAATTGATGAGATGCCTAGCTGCCATTAATTTCCAAATCCTCtcagattttttaaattaaatgtcATTTCAAATCTCACATCCTTCCAAATTTTATTCAATCAATCTTAtcattaattctaattaattaaaattctttattCTCCCATTGAATATCTCTATAAATTCACAAGCCAATTGAAAATTTatatatcttcattaattatcgcaATGGCAACCATCAGTACCTTCTTCCGCCTCCTCCTACTGATCTCCTTCGTGCCAGCCATTGTCCCGCAGGATACTGTCTTTGATGTCGAGTTGGTCCACCGTGACTCCCCCAAGTCGCCACTATACAATAGCTCGATGACGCCCTTCGATTCCCTGCAGGCTGCTGTTGTCCGCTCGATCAACAGAGCTAGCTACTTGGACACCTCCATCGACATAGATCTTGGATTGCTTAGTCATGACGGGGAATTCATGATGAGGTTCAGCATTGGCACGCCAAACCTGCAATATGTGTGGGGTCTTATCGACACCGGCAGCAGTCTAAGCTGGGTCGATTGCGTTGGCTGCCAATGCTTCAACAATACTGCCACCCTATTCAATCATACTGCATCCCTCTCCTACAAGAAGTTATCTTGCATTTCTAATGAGTGCAGAAGCTTTAGCCAGGGTCGTTGCAATGATGATCAGATGTGCAAGTACAATATCGCCTACGGTGATGGCTCCAACATCAATGGAATTTTCTCCTCGGAAACCTTCAGTTTCACCTCATTAGATACCAAGCAATCTACATCCATTCCAAATGTGTTATTTGGTTGCAACTTCTGGTCCTTGATAACTAAAGTAAATGACCCCGGCAGCATCATTGGGTTGGGACCTAGGCCGCAGTCTTTGATCAACCAGCTTGCCCCTAAGTACATCAGCAAGTACTTCTCACACTGCTTGGACATGCTCGATACGGGAGTCAATAGCAGACTCTTCTTGGGACGCAGTAAAAATACGGTCATCGGAAAGACGACTGTCACGCCGCTCATGACGCAAAACGGCTTCTATGCCGTGCAGCTTAACGCCATCTCGATCCCGGATGAGTTCGACATCTTGATTACTAGGAAATCCAAGTTGAGTGCCGGGAACATCATCTTTGACTCCGGCACCTACATGACCATGCTAGACACTCAAGTGGTGGACCAGTTGGTAAGGGCATTGACGGATTATGTTAGCTTGCCGACTGTGGAGAATAGCCACTACAAATTGTGCTTCACTGTGCTCTCGACAGACCAAGAGGAGATGCTGCCGGGAATGTGGTTCTCATTTGAAGGGACATTGGGGAACTTCATGGTGAGCCCTCAAAACCTGTTTAGGTGGAATGGTCAGCATGTGAAATGCATGATGATAGTGGGAACGAATGGTTTACAAATATTTGGGAATATTATGCAGCGAGATGTTTTAGTTGGACTTGATCTAGATAACATGGAAGTGACCATTATAGAGAAAAAATGCACTGAGTTATACAAATCATAATAAACAAGTATTATATATATGAAGTCCTGAGCTGAGCcttcatatttatatttatgcTAATAAATCAAGGAATTTCAATAAAAGGAAatgtgtatttattttattttatttttacaatgatttaattagataatttaattGACTAGAGTAGTTTGATTGAATATTATTtgctttatttctaaatactagGAGGTATTTGGAATTTTATATTAAGGTCATTTGAGTTTTATATCCAACTATCGAAAAAAAATCATTAACCAGGTTGGATAACAGTGATcctagggtgtgtttggttcaagttatcatatataaccttTGTTatatgattaccaggtaatcacataaccaaggttatgaggaataaaacataaccaaatgttgtttggttcaacggtaatgcaacaaaaacttgtttgtttgaagattttaatgaataccttagtttaatattttaccgtattaccctcagttacaaaatcaactatacatattattattattattattattattattattaatttattttttatgttttttttacttttctttttcttgtatattttttttacttttttatg encodes the following:
- the LOC122044030 gene encoding aspartic proteinase CDR1-like, giving the protein MATISTFFRLLLLISFVPAIVPQDTVFDVELVHRDSPKSPLYNSSMTPFDSLQAAVVRSINRASYLDTSIDIDLGLLSHDGEFMMRFSIGTPNLQYVWGLIDTGSSLSWVDCVGCQCFNNTATLFNHTASLSYKKLSCISNECRSFSQGRCNDDQMCKYNIAYGDGSNINGIFSSETFSFTSLDTKQSTSIPNVLFGCNFWSLITKVNDPGSIIGLGPRPQSLINQLAPKYISKYFSHCLDMLDTGVNSRLFLGRSKNTVIGKTTVTPLMTQNGFYAVQLNAISIPDEFDILITRKSKLSAGNIIFDSGTYMTMLDTQVVDQLVRALTDYVSLPTVENSHYKLCFTVLSTDQEEMLPGMWFSFEGTLGNFMEAEKSNNIALKDKKDELDVDTSFNDDEATYMAKKRRVRKIRCYNCNEEGHIKEGCSKMKKKDDKKGSSTTTKYKNLKVTWDKLSSKFYLEEYVGLAPMTSHQEESIDEEGGSSEESYGEEEETTSE